The Priestia aryabhattai genomic interval ATTGCTTTTCGTTGTAATACCTTCCTCATTAAGCTTTTTAGCTATCCGGTAGCAAGTGCGCCCCTCTATAAATTCATCAAATACACGCTTCACAATGGCTGCCTGTTCTTTATTTATCTTAACAGCTCCATTTCCTACCTCATAACCATATGGAACCTGGCCGCCTGCATACTTATTTTTTAAAGCTGTCGAGATTCTACCGCCTTTTGTTCGTTCGTTAATGACTTCACGCTCAAACTCTCCAAAAGTTGAAAGTATCCCTAACATCATACGCCCTATCATGGTACTTGTATCAAATGATTCAGTAATACTTACAAAGTCCATATTTAATTCCGCAAGCTCAACCTTAATAAATTGCAATAAGTTCAGCTGATTTCTATGCGCTCTATCCATTTTTAAAACAACTACACTTTCAAGCTCGCCCTTATGATCCGCAAGATACTGCATCATTTTTTTATACCCTGGTCTATTTATGTTGCTTCCAGAAAAACCTTCATCTTTAAAAATCTCAACCAATTCCCACTCCTGGGAGATACAATAAGCTTCAATTCTTTTTATTTGTTCCTCGATGGATGTATTTTCAATTTGTGAATCAGATGATACACGAACATAGCCGACAACTTTTTTCATTATGTAAATTTCCCCCATACCCAAAAATCTGTTTTTTTTGATACTTTTATTATAATTCATATGTACAGTAATTTCAATTACTGAATATAAAATAATAATATATCCATTGATACATATGCTTTTATGTAATTTTTTCACGAATGAAAAAGAACAAAAAGCAAGTAAAAAAGAAAGGAAAAAAAATCTCATGCTCGAATTAATGAAAATAACGCTGTATGATGTTTAAGGAACAGAAGGCGAATACATACAGATTGGAGGCCGTTATGAGTATTGAGGAAAATTACATGAATACAGAGGAAATGTCAGAACGTTTAGAAATAAGCTCAAGTAATGTAAGAAAGTATTCTATTGCTTTAGAGAAGAACGGTTACAAGTTCAAAACAGGTAGCAAGGGTAAACGTTACTTTACTGATACAGACCAAATGATTTTAGCGCAACTCAAATACGTAATAAAAAATAAAAACCTTTCTTTAGAAATAGGCGCAAAGACTGTACTATCAGGACTTAATATGAAGCGTTCCGGTAGCGGAACAGATGATACGCAAAACGAAAATGAAGAAAATAACCATTCGTTAACT includes:
- a CDS encoding recombinase family protein — its product is MKKVVGYVRVSSDSQIENTSIEEQIKRIEAYCISQEWELVEIFKDEGFSGSNINRPGYKKMMQYLADHKGELESVVVLKMDRAHRNQLNLLQFIKVELAELNMDFVSITESFDTSTMIGRMMLGILSTFGEFEREVINERTKGGRISTALKNKYAGGQVPYGYEVGNGAVKINKEQAAIVKRVFDEFIEGRTCYRIAKKLNEEGITTKSNKNWTPTTIRRMLDTESYTGFNSYNGSKEQNAIRQKDVFPKIISRQKWNKVHSGENKAV